The Longimicrobiaceae bacterium genome segment CCCCGGCCCCCTCCGCCATCGCCCGGCTGTACGTGGGCGTGGGCTCGCGCGACGGGATCCGCCCCGGCGACCTGGTGGGCGCCATCGCGGGGGAGGCGAACATCCCGGGATCGCAGGTGGGGCGCATCGAGATCCGCGACACCTTCTCCATCGTCGAGGTGCACGCCGACGCGGCCGAGAAGGTGATCCGGGCCGTGAACGGCACCACCATCAAGGGGCGCAGCGTCCGCGTGGACTACGACCGGGCCGGCGACCGGTCCCGCAAGCCGGGTGGCCCCGGTCCGCGCGGGGCGGGCCCGCGTGGGCCGGGGGGCGCGGG includes the following:
- a CDS encoding DbpA RNA binding domain-containing protein — its product is PAPSAIARLYVGVGSRDGIRPGDLVGAIAGEANIPGSQVGRIEIRDTFSIVEVHADAAEKVIRAVNGTTIKGRSVRVDYDRAGDRSRKPGGPGPRGAGPRGPGGAGARRVVRRPPQQRD